The stretch of DNA TTCATTTACGACAGCGACTGAAAGTTATGCTACTGGACATCCAAATGAAAAGTTTGCTTTTAGTGAAGCACCAAGTATATCGAATGGACAAATTAAAGGTTACAAGTTAATAGTGACAGCAACAACTGGTGAAACGATTGAGATTCCGGATGTTAAACTAGGTTACAGAAGCCACATTGACTTAAACGGCGGAACGTTAAAGAATTCAAATGATTTATATTTGGCTGATGTATTAATCAATGGAAAAGCTACTTCACCTAATATGCAAACAGCTGGTTCTCATGTAACTAATGGACTATTATCGCTAAGCGATAAACTCTATTTGGACCGTGAAAACTCAAGTGATAAGGTTGTTGATTTTTCAAAAAATGGTAGCTTAACAGATAATGCAACTTACTATTTAGGTTGGATTAAAACTCCTCCTACCGTTTTGAAAGATACAGTTGGAAACATTGTAGGTAGTGATATTACTTTAACATTTACGGATGATGGAACATGGAAAAATAATATCAAACAAGTGAAGATTGGTTCAAAAGAATTAGTTTTAGATAAGGATTATACGATTACAAATAGCTCCATTACGCTAAACCATGACTTATTTACAGCAGGACAAAAGGTCAATGTGATGATTGTTTCTGAAGGTTATGCGGATGCAATCGTTACGGATCAGGTTATAGGATATAAAGTAACATTTGAATCAAATAGCGGAGATCCTGTACCGTCTCAAATCGTAGATCGAAGTGCAACGAAGCCGATCGATCCAACAAAAGTCGGCTATAAGTTCTACGATTGGTATACAGATCAAAATTTAACAATACCATATGATTTTGCAAGCATTGTGACAAAACCAATTACGCTTTATGCTAAATATGCTTTAGTAGGTTCTCTTGTACTAACAGATACTACAGATAACGCTCTTGGAAACGATATTACACTTGAATTCATTGATTCTGAGTGGGCAAATTCTATTTCGAGAATTAAGGTTGGTGCAGTTACTGTAGATGGAACGAAATTCAAAGTAGATATGGCTGCACATACGATTACATTGGATAAGAGTGTCTTCACAAAAACTGGAGAATTCACTATCAATATTAGCGCAACTGATTATGCAGATGTAACCGTAACCCAAAAAGTAGTGAATGGATATAATGTGCATTTCGAAGTGAAAGATAATGCTCCATTTGAAGTAAAAGACCAAATTGTAGCACGCAGAATAACAGCACCGACTGTTTATGGTTATGATTTAGCTTGGTTCGCAGATGAAGCATATACAATTCCTTGGGATTTCACGAGCTCGATCTATTCTGCAAAAACACTTTATGGAAAATGGTCACCTACTAAATTCACTGTTATTTTTGATGGTCAAGATGGTGGCTTAGTACAGACTAAGACAGCAGAATATAATACAACAATCACAGCGCCTACAGCGACAACAAGACCTGGTTATACTTTTGTTGGTTGGTATAAGGATGCTGCAGGGCAAACTGCTTGGAATTTTGCGACAGATAAAGTAAGAGAAAACACCGTTCTTTATGCGAAATGGAGTATCAACTCGTATGCAGTATCATTCGATAGCCAGGGTGGAAGTGCAGTAGATTCTAAAACAGCAATCTTTAATACTACTGTTGGAGAACCAACAGCACCAACAAGAAAAGGATACACATTTGCTGGTTGGTATAAAGATGCTGCAGGTCAAGTAGCATGGAATTTTGCAACAGATAAAGTGACAGGTAATGTAACGCTTTACGCAAAATGGTTACTAAATAGTCCAGTTATTAATCCAATCGATGACAATGATACAAAGATTTCAGGAACGACTGTAGCAAATACAACGATCACTGTAAAAATCGGTAGTGTTGTCATTGCAACAGGAAAAGCTGATTCTAATGGGAAATTTAGTATCAAGATTAAACAACTAAAAGCAGGTACAGAGTTATCTGTATATGCTATAGATAAAACTGGAATTCAAAGTGCGGATACAAAAGTCAAAGTTTTAGATCGTAAAGCACCAAATAATCCGAGTGTCAACAAGGTTGATAATAATGATACAGTTGTAACTGGTAAGGCAGAATCTGGAGCTATGGTTACAGTTAAAAGTGGTAAGACAGTAATAGGAACTGCAAAAGCAACTTCTAAAGGAGCTTTCTCAACAAAAATAGCTGTTCAAAAAGCAGGCACAAAGTTAGTAATCACAGCTAAAGATAGTGCTGGAAATGTGAGTACAAGTGTGACAATAACTGTTTCAGATGTTGTTGCACCAAGCAAGCCAACGGTTAATAAAGTAGATGATAACGATACAAAGGTAACAGGAAAAGCTGAAGCGAACTCAACTGTTAATGTGAAAGTAGGAAGTAAATCTCTTGGCGCAGCTACTGCTGATTCAAAAGGGAACTATTCAGTTAAGATAAAAGTACAGAAAAAAGGAACTACAATTACTGTAACTGCAAAGGATAAGGCAGGAAATAGTAGTCAAGCGGCAACGTTCAAGGTTGTAAAACATTAAATCTAATGAAAAAGTCAAGGGTTAATCCCTTGGCTTTTCATTGTAGACAAAAAATAAAGAAGCATTATTAAAAAACCCTTAATAGTCCACAAAATTTTACTACCACATACATTTCAAGGCTCTCATCGATTCTTCTATCGGATCTACAATATAACTCTGTTGTATTTTGTGAAGTGGAATAAGGTGATGGACATGAATAAAATCTTTCCCTAGTTCTCCATATGTGTTTTCAAAATTCAAATCACAAACTTGGTAAAGGAACATTTTCAGTGAAATTATCAAAAGTAAGTAAAGTAATAATAAAAAAACATTACAAGAAATTGATAAAGCTGGAAATAAAAGCAATGAAGTAAACCGTTATGTAACAATTAGGGTGGGGGTAGGTGGTTCAAATCCCTCACAGGTCATCATATCTGGAAGGCTGAAATTCTTGATCTATCAAGGGTTTCAGCCTTTCTTCATGCCCGGTGCATGGTACCATTTCTATACGCAAAAGATGAATGATTAAATAAAAAGTTGTGGAGTAGTGCTTTTGTTTTATTCTGGTATAGAACCAATAACAGCAAAATATACATCCTATGCTCAATTTTCTGAAAAGTATAAATATGGGATGATGAAAGACAGAATCGAGTTAACTAGTTTCATGGATTCTTCTTTAAAAGACTTGTTTGTAAAAAATATAAGTAAAGCTAGAAAAAAACAATTACAAAAGGACAAGGGGATGCGGTATGAAGAGGAAAAAAATCAATAAGGTTCTTACAGGAACGTTAGCTGTTGGCATGTTATTATCTCAAGGTGCTCCATATAACGTATTGGCGAAAAGCCCGTTTGAGCTGAATCCAGTTGAAAATGCGGAAGAGATCTTAGCGAGCCTGTCTGTAGAACAAAGAAAGGCATTAGAGCAATTAGAAACAAATACAACCTTTATCATTTCACCGGATATTGATGCGAATAGCACTGAATTAGTCAAAGTCATAGTCGAATTTGAACAGGCGCCGGCGAAAATTGAAGTGATGAAACAAGCAGCGAAAGGAAAGAAACTATCTTCTGCTGATGCGAATGAGAAAGTGGAAAAAGCTCACAAAGATTTTAAACAGCATGTGCAATCATTGAAAGTGCAGAAGAACTTGACCGAATACAAAGTGGAAGATGTAAACATTACAAGAGAGTATAAAAAAGCCATCAACGGTGTAGCGATGACACTGCCTGGTGTGGCAGTTAATGATTTGCTGCAATCCGGTGTAGTTAAACATGTCTTTAAAGATTACGAGGTAAAAGTGGATCCCTCGGTAGAAACGAAAGTAGCCATAGATCCTAAAATGGCGGATAGTATTCCGCAAATTGGCGTGGACAAGCTTCATGCCGAGAATATTAAGGGGAAAGGCATTAAAGTCGGTGTGCTGGATACAGGGATTGACTACAATCATCCAGACTTAAAAGATGTTTATAAGGGCGGATATGATTTTGTAGATGATGATGCAGATCCGATGGAAACAACCTATCAGGATTGGATCGATGCTGGCGAGCCAGTATTTCCGGGTCGTGTGTATTACACGAATCATGGAACGCATGTCGCAGGGACGATTGCAGCCCAACAGAAAAACGTTGTGGATTACGCTGTAAAAGGGGTAGCACCGGAAGTAGATTTATATGCTTATCGAGTATTGGGAGTTTGGGGTGGAGGAGATACTGCGGGAATCCTTGCTGGAATCGATCAAGCGATTACAGATGGCATGGACGTCATCAATATGTCGCTCGGCGCCGCGACGAACAATCCTTTATATCCCACTTCTGTTGCAGTAAATAATGCCATGCTTTCAGGTGTGGTAACCGTCGTTGCTGCAGGTAACGCCGGACCGAACGAAAAAACGCTTGGTTCTCCAGGTGCAGCGGCTCTCGGTATTTCAGTAGGGGCAAGCGATGTTTCCATGACCATTCCTACATTTAGTGGAAGCGTTTTCACTAATGAAAATGATAATTTGCAACGTCTCGGCGATGACCTTTCTCCTCAACTAGAAGATTCAAAACGTCTTGGCAAAGATTTTTCTCCTAAAATAGAAGATAAGAGGAAGGGCTTGTCTCACCAATTAGAAGATTTGCAACTTCTGGGCAAAGACTTTTCCGACCAATTAGAAGATTTACAAGGACAATCTTTACCAATTGTATTTGCGGGACTTGGTAAAGCAACTGATTTTGCCGGGAAAGATGTCAGCGGGAAAATTGCGTTGATTCAGCGCGGGGAAATTGCATTTGATGAAAAAATCAAAAACGCCAAAAACGCTGGGGCTAAATCAGTGATTGTGTATAACAATGTCGACGGGCAAATACCTTCCTACTTGGGCGAGGTCGTCGGTTTAATCCCTTCTTTCCGTCTGTCAAAAGCAGATGGTGAGCGGTTAAAGGAGCTAGAAGAAGGTTCTTTCACATTTGAAACGTTAAGTAATACAAAAACAGAAGGCGATCATTTAGCAGATTTCAGTTCACGCGGGCCGGTAGAAGGAAATTATGATATCAAGCCGGATGTAGTCGCTCCAGGTGTGTCCATATTCTCCACGACACCGGAATTCATCAATGATCCACAGGATGGCATGAATTACGAGAATGCCTACGTACGTATGTCGGGGACATCGATGGCCTCGCCACATGTGGCAGGTGCAGCCGCATTGATTTTACAGGAGCATCCGGAATACACGCCTTTCGATGTGAAGTCGGCACTCATGAATACTTCGGATGATTTACAAGGGGATAATTCTGTATACGAAGTGGGCGCAGGACGAATCGATGCCTATCAAGCGGTTCATACAGATACCTCCATCAAAGTATGGGATAAGACACAAAATATCGAAAATGGAAACGTCGTAGAAATTGATGAACTAACAGGCTCCATTGTATTCGGCAGATATTATAAAAAAGGTAATGAACCAATTGAAGCAAGCAAAAAGGTGACGGTTCAAAACAGCAGCGAAGAAGAAAAATCTTTTACACTAGAAGTGGAGTATCACGGTGAGCGCAAAGGTATTCAAGATGCTGTGAATAACGGTGTTACAGTGGATGTACCTTCATCGATTACAGTGGGAGGCGGCCAAGTAAAGGAGCTCCAGCCAAAAATAACGATTCCAACCAGCGCTGCGTCAGGAAGATATGAAGGGTATATTCATGCGACCAATACCAACAATCCAGACGAAACCTATCAAATTCCATTTGCTGTGATGGTGACGGAAAAGGGAATTGCTTATCTCAAAACGACTAGACCATCCGTGACAAATATGAATCCTAACTGGCTAAATCATGACCCAATCATTCATGGCATCATGAAGTTGAATAGCCCAATGAAAACCATGGATGTGCTTGTAAAAGACAGTGAAACAGGAAAAGCTGTAGGGTTCCTAGGAACAGCGAATATGAGTAAATTACTAGTAGACGTAGATACATTTCTTGTGGGTGCGTTCGCCGGTTCGGTCTATCCATTTACAAATGATCCTTCCAAGCCGATCAGTGATTATGCTGTAAAGCTTCCAGCAGGCGATTATATACTGGAAACAATTGCACACGATGAGGAAGGTGGATCATATGTTACACACAATCCGCTTATCGTGGACAACACAGTACCAGAAGTGAACATGAATATAAAACCGGGTGTAATCGAAGTTAATGATTCGATGTATACAGTAGAAGATGGCCAAAAAGCAGTATGGCTACATGGAACAGCTAAGGATGCGACAGTGGATCTATTACAGTCTAAAGGATTGGACTTCGATCAATCGACCAACACGATGGCTTACTATGCAAACGATACACAAATAAGCGGGTATTTACCGGTTGAAGCAAATGGAGAGGTGAAAGTCGGAATTGAACCGAGTGATATTGCAAGACAACCTTTAAGTTTGAATTTGAGAACGTGGGATATTGCAACGGTAGATGATACACAAATGTATACCTTCTTGAAAGAAGGGACGGAATATACGACTTCTAGTTATGATAAGACCAGTATAAAAGTCGGCGATAATGTTACGATGACACTCAGCCTTAATAATGTGAAGCAGCTTGTATCCGGAGAATTTAATCTACAGGTCCACAATATATTCAAGTTTGCGAATGTAAAGCTGAACAATTCAGTAAAAAAATATGCCAAGGAAAAAGGCTTACAGGTATCACTCCATGAGCCTGTCGTGAAGGAAAGCTCTTCCTGGAATAGTTTGAAAATCGGTGCTTCCATTACTGGAAATGCATACAGAGGTCTGGATGGAGATATGCCATTCCTCGATGTAACTTTTAAAGTAGTGAATGATGAATACTACAATTATACACCTGGATTTTTGGTACAGAAGTCTTCTTATAAAAAATCGGGACAAACAACAGACACGGCCATTCCTTATTACTACAGTGAATACTTTACGATAATTTCTAAACATACACAGGTATATGGAAACATTACGCCAGAAGCATTTTATATATCTGCAGGACCAGGGCAAGGAGAATATTTGAAAAAGGCGGATTATTCGAAAATAGGTGCACAAGTATATGCTCTCTCCAGAAGCGGTAAAAAATATCCAGGAACAATTAATAATAAAGGAGCTTACACAATCAATGATATCCCGGCTAGCGATCAAGAATATTCGGTTGTTGTCGAGATTCCGGGGCATCTCAAAGCAATTCAGAAGTTCATTCCTGGATATAATGAAAAAGGTGAGTTACGTGGGCAAGCTATAAGAATTACTCAGAGAAATCTTGCAGGGGATTTGAATGGTGACAAAATGATTGATATCCTCGATATCCAGAGTGTCGTCGATGCATACGGTATGAAGGATTCATCTATTGTGCCGCAAGATATCAATCAAGATGGTGTGGTAGACGAAGCGGATGTTCGTTTGATTGAGAAAAACTTCTTAACGAAGGGACCTGACGCACCTGCCAACAAACAGCCGAAAGAAATGATTGGCAAGAAAGGGCTGGAATACTTCCTGCGTCTTATCGGTCTTGAGCCGAAACAATAACAAGGGATGTTGATAGAAGGGGAGGAATGCGAAAGCATTTCTCCCCTTTTTACTATATGGGCTAATCGTTTCAGTGTTTGGCATTTACCGAGTTAACCTATTGCCACTATGGAAGAGCAAGACGATTTACTGAAACAATCAGGAAGAGAGAAATGATTAACATAAAAAGGGAACCACCGATTACGACTGCTTGAACCGAAAATGAGTGTGCCGCTATCCCAAAAATCAGAACAGCCAACAGTTGCAAAGAATGGATGACCATTCCGTATAAACTTGAGATTCTTCCCATCATGTCTATCGGAATGTTTTCTTGGATATAGGTCGTGAATCCCGTATTTGCCAACGCAAGTGCAAAACAAAGGATAAAGAAACCGCTGCTGGCCATCAAATAATTCATTGAAAAACTGTAGATGACATACCCGGTGGATACCAAAATGGTCCCACTGCACATCAAATGTTTGGCCGACATGAATTTAACGAGTAGATTTGTGTAAATTGCCCCTACTAAAAAGCCGATTCCTGCCACACTGACGAGTGAACCATATGCCGCATCCGTTAAATGAAGAACTTCTTTCGCAAAAGCCACTTCTGTTGAATCAAGCGCAGCCGTTAACAGCATGACCACTTGAAAGACCATATACACGACAACAAAAGGGAAAGCAATTTTACTGAACTTCCAGACTAAATGCCAATCCTGTACGATTGTTCCCCAAGTAAAGTTTGTAGATTCAGATGAGTCTATACGGTTTTGTCTCGGAAGCAAATATATCAATCCAGCTGATAATAAAAACGTACCAGTATTCACAAACAACGCCATTTCAAGAGAGCCTAGCATAAATAATATCCCCGCAAGAGCAGGTCCCAAGATGAACGCACCAGAATGAACAAAACTGAGCATGGCGTTGAATTGTTTTCGCTCGTCTTCCGGCAATAGCAACGTCATATAGGTAAAAGAGGCAGGTCCAAACATTGCGCCTGCCATTTGAATAATCATCACAACCGCATAGATGCCCCATATGGAATCTAGAAAAGGAATGAACAGAATAAGTGATGCCCGCACTACATCAAGGACAATCATCAAATGCTTCGTCGATACACGATCAATCACACTGCCCGACCAAAATCCCATCAGCATAAACGCAAACGGTTTAATCATATACAGTACCGCAACTGCAAATGCGGAACCAGTCGTGTCAAAAATCATTAAGTTGATGGCCAATAAATAAATCCATCCTCCAATATTCGCTATTCCTACAGCACTTAAATAATAAGCGCGGAATTTCCATTTAGATAATTCCATTTCATATACCTCCGACATGTTTTTTGGGCAAACAAAAAAATCCCACCTCCAAGACGATTTGTCTTGGGGACGAGATTGACATGTCGTGGTACCACCCCAGTTTGTCCTGATGTCACCATCAGAACCTTTTCAAGTACGGCATATATTTCATGCTTATACTGTAGCTCGTTAACGGGAGCATCCGTCACACCATCCCCCTAAAATTCAAGGTTCCCATGTGAGGCTCAGAGACTTGTTTCAATCAGTGAATGCTTACCCTTTTTCAGCTGCGGGGCTCTCTGTTCAAGAATTCAGATGATTTACTGTTCTCATCATAGCTTTTAATTTTCGCTATCATAACATAAGGAATCTCTTCTTGGAATCTA from Paenisporosarcina sp. FSL H8-0542 encodes:
- a CDS encoding MFS transporter; this encodes MELSKWKFRAYYLSAVGIANIGGWIYLLAINLMIFDTTGSAFAVAVLYMIKPFAFMLMGFWSGSVIDRVSTKHLMIVLDVVRASLILFIPFLDSIWGIYAVVMIIQMAGAMFGPASFTYMTLLLPEDERKQFNAMLSFVHSGAFILGPALAGILFMLGSLEMALFVNTGTFLLSAGLIYLLPRQNRIDSSESTNFTWGTIVQDWHLVWKFSKIAFPFVVVYMVFQVVMLLTAALDSTEVAFAKEVLHLTDAAYGSLVSVAGIGFLVGAIYTNLLVKFMSAKHLMCSGTILVSTGYVIYSFSMNYLMASSGFFILCFALALANTGFTTYIQENIPIDMMGRISSLYGMVIHSLQLLAVLIFGIAAHSFSVQAVVIGGSLFMLIISLFLIVSVNRLALP
- a CDS encoding S8 family serine peptidase codes for the protein MKRKKINKVLTGTLAVGMLLSQGAPYNVLAKSPFELNPVENAEEILASLSVEQRKALEQLETNTTFIISPDIDANSTELVKVIVEFEQAPAKIEVMKQAAKGKKLSSADANEKVEKAHKDFKQHVQSLKVQKNLTEYKVEDVNITREYKKAINGVAMTLPGVAVNDLLQSGVVKHVFKDYEVKVDPSVETKVAIDPKMADSIPQIGVDKLHAENIKGKGIKVGVLDTGIDYNHPDLKDVYKGGYDFVDDDADPMETTYQDWIDAGEPVFPGRVYYTNHGTHVAGTIAAQQKNVVDYAVKGVAPEVDLYAYRVLGVWGGGDTAGILAGIDQAITDGMDVINMSLGAATNNPLYPTSVAVNNAMLSGVVTVVAAGNAGPNEKTLGSPGAAALGISVGASDVSMTIPTFSGSVFTNENDNLQRLGDDLSPQLEDSKRLGKDFSPKIEDKRKGLSHQLEDLQLLGKDFSDQLEDLQGQSLPIVFAGLGKATDFAGKDVSGKIALIQRGEIAFDEKIKNAKNAGAKSVIVYNNVDGQIPSYLGEVVGLIPSFRLSKADGERLKELEEGSFTFETLSNTKTEGDHLADFSSRGPVEGNYDIKPDVVAPGVSIFSTTPEFINDPQDGMNYENAYVRMSGTSMASPHVAGAAALILQEHPEYTPFDVKSALMNTSDDLQGDNSVYEVGAGRIDAYQAVHTDTSIKVWDKTQNIENGNVVEIDELTGSIVFGRYYKKGNEPIEASKKVTVQNSSEEEKSFTLEVEYHGERKGIQDAVNNGVTVDVPSSITVGGGQVKELQPKITIPTSAASGRYEGYIHATNTNNPDETYQIPFAVMVTEKGIAYLKTTRPSVTNMNPNWLNHDPIIHGIMKLNSPMKTMDVLVKDSETGKAVGFLGTANMSKLLVDVDTFLVGAFAGSVYPFTNDPSKPISDYAVKLPAGDYILETIAHDEEGGSYVTHNPLIVDNTVPEVNMNIKPGVIEVNDSMYTVEDGQKAVWLHGTAKDATVDLLQSKGLDFDQSTNTMAYYANDTQISGYLPVEANGEVKVGIEPSDIARQPLSLNLRTWDIATVDDTQMYTFLKEGTEYTTSSYDKTSIKVGDNVTMTLSLNNVKQLVSGEFNLQVHNIFKFANVKLNNSVKKYAKEKGLQVSLHEPVVKESSSWNSLKIGASITGNAYRGLDGDMPFLDVTFKVVNDEYYNYTPGFLVQKSSYKKSGQTTDTAIPYYYSEYFTIISKHTQVYGNITPEAFYISAGPGQGEYLKKADYSKIGAQVYALSRSGKKYPGTINNKGAYTINDIPASDQEYSVVVEIPGHLKAIQKFIPGYNEKGELRGQAIRITQRNLAGDLNGDKMIDILDIQSVVDAYGMKDSSIVPQDINQDGVVDEADVRLIEKNFLTKGPDAPANKQPKEMIGKKGLEYFLRLIGLEPKQ